Sequence from the Argopecten irradians isolate NY chromosome 12, Ai_NY, whole genome shotgun sequence genome:
AAGTTCCGTCAATCTATCCTCAAATCCCATTAGAGTCACTCAAGATACATGCAGGACTTATCATGAGATTTTCATACACTTTTTAGTACTAAACATTAACGCATAATTATCAGGTACAGGTAGAAAACAGTCCtatacatttgattttaataaatatagtttagcaataccaagcattatcaaatatcattttctgGGCTAAACAATTCCTTAAAACCATTTTCCGTCgggggggcttcgcccccctgAACCCCCTAACCAGGGCGCTGCCCTGGACCTACATACACCTCATTTTAGACCATGAGAAACAAATGACACGCGTGTCATTTTTGAAAATACAACATTTAGTTTTTGTCACCTTTCAAAACTATGGTAATGATAACAACTTTTAAATGGGATTGTTATAGCGTGGACAGCGATATATCAAGGCCTTCGAATAAAATGGttactttaaaggcccactacctttccgaaacggtttttgatttttaaaatgggaatgtaaaacgagatttataattttgtcgagtggcaaaagttattaacttaacgttaatactacacttattatcacctcctaaacaatttaattaaaataaataaaatgttaattttcataacgagGGTCGTCTTATGATTTCCCCCGgcgtcctaaataccgcacggtagttgactatcactgagGCAggcggtaaaacagcgaaatgactctccattttcatcatatattacgcaggaaatcttgcatatgtttggtgttgtaacctcatcttaggccatcggtatatattttctgaggtaattaatgtttttaagtaatctttatattttgctccggaaaggtagtgggcctttaactacGACTCTGTACTTtacattcatgaatatttttatatacgATCCTCATTCGCTCTTTTTGGCtgttacttatttattattttacgcATTTAGTTCGCAACACCTTCGCAATCCTGAAAATTAACTTTACACAGTATGTGAACAGATCACTGTGgaaaatttgcatatatatagaTTCTACGTATTTtgaaggcccactacctttccggagcaaaatatacttaaaaacattaattacctcagaaaatatatacggaagatttagaagatatgtcttaaattttcgataaaaaatatgacagctcaCGAAGTGAGGgacccgcttcagaaagtataAGACGGTAACCGTCggacccgcaagctacatcaaaggctgcgccggtgTATATCAGAGGAAATCAGTCATCActcaacgtcacggtcagtgcacaaacacaaaagctcctatgttgtacttccccaaaacccagtgtgacttatccttctcatatacgtccttgttttAGGTTTTGATGCAAAATCAACCGAAGCTACCGAAATCACAATGTATTATGTGTAATGCCCGCTGTCGTTCAGGTTAGGTGCAAAATGTGCCTTTGGGCATTTAGTATTTCAACTACAAGCGTTAAAAGGACAAAGATTTTGATTCTTCGGAAAATATCGGATTTTTTCCATCCAGTTTTCCTAACAGGAAGTGACGTCAGCCATAGCAACAAAACTTGGTAACGCATATTTGTGTCTGGTGTAGACTTTTACAAGCTGTTGTTCCATCCACAACGTAAAGAAATGGCTTGTAACGAGCAACAGGTAACTGAGGTAAATATTATAAGCACAATTATGTTTCTATGAAACCGGATGCTCCATTTTTTCTTTGTGATTCGTTGTTAGCGATTCCAAAACactgttattttttgtatattgaatttaatttcctacaaaatatcaatatgccAATCAGTTACCGAGCGCATGATCttattttttagataaaatttaCGGAATATCCTTATAGGGCTAATGTATGCATTATTATGATGAAATATGGGCTGTATGTCTATGTAgtttcatcacttgaacaataattggtgtttaatcatgtatatatatgtctaattaacacaaaaatatgatataaaataattcattttgcctttgttgCATGCGCAAGGGGATATTTATGTTTATTCATACTATAGATTATTGACaaaacgtcaaactcctgtgatcACTGATCAAATGGTCAATAATcagaaaatgataattatagGGCGTGCATTGTACACATTCGactatatataatttgtttttaaaacaataaaactgagacttattaaatgtattttttgctGCCAGGCTGTTGAAACCAAAATGGGACCAGGTGGTGTACCAGAAGGCTCAAAGACCAGTGAATTTTACAGAACGGAAAATATCCCTACACGCTTCGATAACCCAGGTTTGTCTTTGATATCTTAGAAAATAAGGGACAGCAAATATCATTATACACCTGCTATGGAAAGAAATTCCTAAAATTTGCTGATTTACCAGAATAGTCATCTGTGACCAGATAGCTAAATTGGTAGAGCATCAAACACGGCCAAGTGTTTGAGGTTTCTGCTTCAAATCCCGGCCAGGTCATTACATTTTCTCATCACCTATTACAGAATACTATTTGTAATCAACTCAATACACGCATTGTGATTGACATGAGGGTCTCTAATATCTTAAATTGAAGGCTTTGATAAAAATGTTAGTAGTGTAGACTGTAGTGGAATACGCCAATTCCGGGatacaacattcagtcagtttagtcatgtgactttcatcaccACGTGACTTAATTAAgggcacatttgaaacaaaatggcggcatatgtaatgattgaacacgggtggaaaattacatatcataatagagtaattaacattaattatcggaacatattgtattaaatttaatctaaatatgcatgaaaattgaatttagacaCTTCATAAAGTaatgacatgtaaattacgGCATCAAATGGAGCTGTCGCCTAGCAGTTGGAAATCAGCGGTATCTGACGTCtcactcacaaatatttcataacttacCTTGGTGCATTTTCCCAAAAAtcgataacaaataagaaacacaaaacataatagtttatcttagttccgttatcgagcaagtattaccgactatgacctttacccggacattggtattctctgcctataagtgtcaccgccatgacggaaaaatgtgccctaaatttttcgcggtcacatgaccaaatcaacgtTTTCTACCTCCCACCcagaagagttccttgtatcccGGAATCTGCGTATTGGATAAGGTTGATCGTTATTGACCACGTAGCTTAATCAGAAGAGCGCCTGGCTTATGTTAGAAGATCCTGGGTTTGAATCGGGTCTGGTctctacattttcttctctcctatTTCAATGGTATTTTACAAAAATGCATGCAGTTGATGAACACATGATAGACAAGGTTCAATTATACCCCactaaacatttcattttgtggtagtaaatacaaaaaatgtactgTTATTGTATCGAGTGAGACAAACATGCCAATTAAATAATGATGTGGGACCAGTTTTGTATGCACGATAAAAACCTCTTAAACCACATTTGTGATAAGGCCCTTATCATAAAGGTGATGTGGCAGTTTAGTGGTAGTGGCATTTCAGCTGCATTCAAGAAgacaataattaatatattctCATATTCATCATTGTCCCCATAACCTTAAACCTTAAGTTATGCATTTTAAAGAAGTGCCAAGCCCTTTAATGGATTACTGCTCCAATATATGTTCTGTGCATGTGCTGATGAAGCTGACGATTATCGATGAGGTATATAGGCAATTACCGTAtgaatacttttattttttttttattttggaaattgTGAAAAAGGACCTACCGAAATTCCTTGAAGTGATTATCTCCTTTTTTATTCAGACTGGTTCCAAGGCTACGGAGGTAAACAACAGCACCCTATGTACAGGACGACATCAGCTTTATACGGAGCCAAGCCACCATCTGTTCACACCATGACCACGTCATTCTACTGTAGATCACAGAAATTCTCAGAGGTAATGAATTAAGAGTACtaatatttatctttgtataatGAAGGCGATATCCATTGCCTTTAATCACAAGATATGACAAGCAGAAATATTACAGATAATAGTGTTACAGTTCATCAACACTGTCCTGCTAGCGTAATGAATATCACCATTGTTGCAGTAAATTATTCCATACCAGGGTCCAGTTTCATGAATAATCCTTAACAttaaggaatttcttaacttcaaattctccataggaaagcattacagaagttaaggaaaaatcataagttaaggagccttccttgaAACCATAATGCTTTCCTAaattcctatggagaattttagtTAAgagattccttaaatttaaggagtGTTCATGAAAATGGGCCCAgtacatactacatgtatttaaaatcacaatgtttgttgtttacataaaaAACACATGATCACAGATTATATTGTTATACTTTTAATATCATGTAATTTCTATTCACCACCATCAGATAGTTTGATATTGATGAATTCTAAAAATTTTGACCGATTACCAGGCATATTATTTCTTTTGATTGATTACTCGagctcttttttttcttcttctttttaattagcaaatttaatatttaaaactgaTTCTCAGTGGCATACCTTTGTTGCCGCTTTGTTAGCAGTATCTATACCGCTGTCTTCATATCTTTGTTTTTAGCACCTTGGAAAATGTGGAATGTACAGGAATCATTCTCTGAACACAGACCTTGACAACAGCCGTGTATA
This genomic interval carries:
- the LOC138304910 gene encoding piercer of microtubule wall 1 protein-like: MACNEQQVTEAVETKMGPGGVPEGSKTSEFYRTENIPTRFDNPDWFQGYGGKQQHPMYRTTSALYGAKPPSVHTMTTSFYCRSQKFSEHLGKCGMYRNHSLNTDLDNSRV